One Pasteurella dagmatis DNA segment encodes these proteins:
- a CDS encoding NADH:ubiquinone reductase (Na(+)-transporting) subunit D, with protein sequence MADTKKLKGLLLSPIMDNNPIALQILGICSALAVTTKLETAVVMTLAVTFVTAFSNLFISLIRNYIPNSVRIIVQMAIIASLVILVDQILRAYAYGLSKQLSVFVGLIITNCIVMGRAEAFAMKSEPVESFVDGIGNGLGYGAILISVAFIRELIGSGKLFGMTVFQTIQDGGWYQTNGLFLLAPSAFFIIGFIIWGIRTLKPEQVEK encoded by the coding sequence ATGGCTGATACTAAAAAGTTAAAAGGCTTGTTGTTATCTCCAATTATGGACAACAACCCAATCGCATTGCAGATCTTAGGTATTTGTTCTGCTTTAGCGGTGACCACAAAGTTAGAAACTGCGGTTGTAATGACCTTAGCAGTGACCTTCGTAACAGCTTTCTCTAACTTATTTATTTCATTGATTCGTAACTATATTCCAAATAGCGTGCGTATTATCGTGCAAATGGCGATTATTGCTTCCTTGGTAATTTTAGTTGACCAAATCCTACGTGCTTATGCATACGGTTTATCAAAACAGCTTTCTGTTTTCGTGGGTTTGATTATTACAAACTGTATCGTAATGGGACGTGCAGAAGCTTTCGCAATGAAATCAGAACCAGTGGAAAGTTTTGTGGATGGCATTGGTAATGGCTTAGGTTATGGCGCAATCTTAATTTCGGTTGCATTTATCCGCGAATTGATTGGTTCAGGAAAATTATTTGGTATGACTGTTTTCCAAACTATCCAAGATGGTGGTTGGTATCAAACTAATGGTTTATTCCTACTTGCACCAAGTGCATTCTTTATTATAGGTTTTATTATTTGGGGTATCCGTACCTTAAAACCAGAGCAGGTGGAGAAATAG
- a CDS encoding Na(+)-translocating NADH-quinone reductase subunit C, translating into MFKNKDSVGGTLLVIVLLSLVCSIIVAGSAVLLKPTQIEQKELDKQKNILSVAGLLKDGTKASEIKTIYAKNIEARLVDLNTGDFAPAQPGFDAAKAVKDPAQSTKLSVEDDVANIRVRANFAEVYLVKDDTGNVTQVVLPFYGTGLWSVMYGFMSVQPDGNTVNGITYYDQGETPGLGGEIENPKWQAQFPGKKLYTADNQIGLFVGKGASANAEHGIDAISGSTLTSNGVNNSFKFWLGQKGFGPFLAKLKAGVLNNG; encoded by the coding sequence ATGTTTAAGAATAAAGATAGCGTTGGCGGAACACTTCTCGTCATTGTGTTATTGAGTTTAGTTTGTTCTATTATCGTGGCTGGTTCTGCGGTATTACTAAAACCGACTCAAATTGAACAAAAAGAATTAGATAAGCAAAAAAATATTTTAAGTGTTGCTGGTTTACTAAAAGATGGTACTAAAGCAAGTGAAATCAAAACGATCTACGCAAAAAATATTGAAGCACGCTTAGTTGATCTAAATACAGGTGATTTTGCACCAGCTCAACCAGGGTTTGATGCGGCGAAAGCAGTAAAAGATCCTGCGCAGAGCACAAAACTTTCAGTAGAAGACGATGTTGCGAATATTCGTGTTCGTGCAAATTTTGCTGAAGTGTATTTAGTGAAAGATGATACAGGTAATGTAACTCAAGTTGTTTTACCATTCTATGGTACTGGTTTATGGTCTGTAATGTACGGATTTATGTCAGTTCAACCAGATGGTAACACTGTAAATGGTATTACTTACTACGATCAAGGTGAAACCCCAGGGTTGGGTGGTGAAATTGAAAACCCGAAATGGCAAGCACAATTCCCAGGTAAAAAACTTTACACAGCGGATAACCAAATTGGTTTATTCGTAGGTAAAGGGGCATCAGCAAATGCTGAACACGGTATTGATGCAATTTCAGGTTCGACATTAACGAGTAACGGTGTGAATAATTCATTCAAGTTCTGGTTAGGTCAAAAAGGTTTCGGTCCTTTCTTAGCAAAACTTAAAGCAGGAGTGTTGAACAATGGCTGA
- a CDS encoding NADH:ubiquinone reductase (Na(+)-transporting) subunit B encodes MGLKHFLEKIEPAFLPGGKYEKWYALFEATATFLYTPGTVTHKASHVRDALDSKRMMVLVWLALFPAMFYGMYNVGAQAILATDALGTLQQSIANNWQYALSSALGADLTASAGWVSKMLLGATYFLPIYLTVFLVGGFWEVLFAMVRKHEINEGFFVTSILLALIVPPTLPLWQAALATTFGVVVAKEIFGGVGKNFMNPALAARAFLFFAYPAQISGDTVWVAADGFSGATALSQWAVGGEAGLKHVVTGQPITWMDAFIGNIPGSIGEVSTLALLIGAAVIVFARIASWRIIAGVMIGMVAVSTLFNFVGSDTNPLFAMPWYWHLVLGGFALGMFFMATDPVSAAFTNKGKWWYGILIGAMAVLIRVVNPAYPEGMMLAILFANLFAPVFDYLVVQANIKRRRARNV; translated from the coding sequence ATGGGTTTAAAACATTTTTTAGAGAAAATTGAACCTGCGTTTTTACCTGGTGGTAAATATGAAAAATGGTATGCATTGTTTGAAGCAACTGCAACTTTTTTATATACGCCAGGTACAGTAACGCATAAAGCTTCTCACGTGCGTGATGCGTTAGATTCAAAACGTATGATGGTGCTAGTATGGCTTGCATTGTTCCCTGCGATGTTCTATGGAATGTATAACGTTGGCGCACAAGCAATTTTAGCGACAGATGCATTAGGTACATTACAACAATCAATCGCAAATAACTGGCAATATGCCTTAAGTAGCGCATTAGGTGCAGATTTAACAGCATCAGCTGGTTGGGTGAGCAAAATGTTGTTAGGCGCAACATACTTCTTGCCAATTTACTTAACTGTATTCTTAGTGGGTGGCTTCTGGGAAGTATTATTCGCAATGGTACGTAAGCACGAGATCAATGAAGGTTTCTTCGTAACTTCGATTCTTTTAGCTTTGATCGTGCCGCCAACATTACCGTTATGGCAAGCAGCATTAGCAACTACTTTCGGTGTTGTTGTTGCAAAAGAAATCTTTGGCGGTGTGGGCAAAAACTTTATGAACCCAGCCTTAGCTGCACGTGCATTCTTGTTCTTTGCTTACCCAGCTCAAATTTCAGGTGACACAGTCTGGGTTGCAGCAGATGGCTTCTCTGGTGCAACAGCACTTTCACAATGGGCAGTAGGTGGCGAAGCAGGCTTAAAACACGTAGTTACTGGTCAGCCAATTACTTGGATGGACGCATTCATTGGTAACATCCCAGGTTCTATTGGTGAAGTTTCAACACTTGCATTATTAATTGGTGCAGCTGTGATTGTATTCGCACGTATTGCATCTTGGCGTATCATCGCTGGTGTTATGATCGGTATGGTAGCAGTATCAACACTCTTTAATTTTGTTGGTTCTGATACAAACCCATTATTTGCAATGCCTTGGTATTGGCATTTAGTGCTGGGTGGTTTCGCACTTGGTATGTTCTTTATGGCAACAGATCCAGTTTCAGCAGCGTTCACTAACAAAGGTAAGTGGTGGTACGGTATTTTAATTGGTGCAATGGCAGTGTTGATTCGCGTAGTTAACCCAGCATACCCAGAAGGTATGATGTTAGCGATCTTATTTGCTAACTTGTTTGCACCAGTATTTGATTACTTAGTGGTTCAAGCCAATATTAAACGTCGGAGAGCTCGCAATGTTTAA